TCTTGGCCACTAACTTGAAGCCCGCCCCCAGGGGTCCCCAGCAACACTTTCCTATGGTCACGATTCGAGGGCCGTGCAAGCTTTTGCACGGAACCAGTATCGGAAATGGGGTCGCAATTGTACACCCGCGTGTCACGCACGACTACTTGGATCAAAACACACCGACGACGGACGACGCGTTCACTTTTTCGCGACGATTTGCATCGAAGGTGGCGACAAACGAAACGGCACACAATAAACGACAACGGACACGACGGCAACAACCCAAATCGGAATCTACGACAACGGAACGGCACCAAAAGCAGCCATGTTTGCGctggcaattttttttatggcggACGACACTCGAAACTCGACTTCTATTTTCTCTGTTTCGTTTTCCATTCGCTTCTGTTCGCTGATTGTGTGTTGTGTTGTTGGGGTCTTTCTCTTCTCCCCTTTTCTGATTGCGCTTCGAATGCCTTTCGGTGTGAAATTTTGACGTTTTGCGTGTGGTGGAATGTCACGCTTTGCGCATAAAAACTTAACGATTTGTTGACAATATAGTATTTTTCAACTGAACGAAAGGTTCGCATCTTTACTAGCGTTACCTCACGAACGAAAACTCTACAAAAAACTAAACACTCGATCggaatagacgaatccaagtaaaaataagaagaagacacacgacggtgttaactttgacagatcctacagctcagcatagggagatcattttaaaatgcttataaaaaattctagacaaattgtaattaaaatctgattgatgtacgttacggaaaaagttccgaactgtcaaagttaacaccgtcgtgtgtcttcttcttatttttacttggattcgtctataagaAATAAAGGAAATAATCCGCAGCCAATAGTGATTTCATTCCattcaattgaaaaaagttAAAAGTTTTTAATTCATTCAATCGTCAAGCACAgcactttttcatttttcgaaACATAAATATTAATTAAATCAAAGCCTATAACCTATAAAATATGAGTTCATTAGGAAATTTAAGCCCAAATACATAAATTAAGTCAAATAATGGACTGGACTAaactaaatttatcagaattaCGACCAACTTAATACAATGTTAATTTGGTTTTAGATTAAACTCAAAAAagatgaaaattattcaaaattaggctgttttatatattttacttctacacatttcaagacaaaattttcaaaacgacttatctgcttttgtaaacaaagattcaaacgacgatttgacaaatctgatagctctcccacgcaaaccaacaccatcaacaagtagcggaaaccttcacctacctattggtggtgctggtttgcgtgggagagctatcagattcgtcaaatcgtcgtttgaatcaagatttttttatgtacaggttatccgacttgtcaaaatccccaactcagccatcttggatttttgtatggaatttatgctcgtttatttacgttttgcactgaaaatttatgtttcccccccgcgctggttattcccatctactgacgaagtcatataacctgtacataaaaaaaaatcttggtttgaatctttgtttacaaaaacagataagtcgttttgaaaattttgtcttgatttctcATTTTCTTTAGCAAACTCTACACGTCCCTGCATCAGCGCTGCGCTGTGTGATGGCAGCAACATAAATCAATCAGCTGGTTGTCATCGTTGTCatccacggtatacagaaaacaaggtaggctcgttagaaaaatgacacttcgaatgtgacgcatattttatcgccacatgttggagtacaaaagtaagcatgctgcgaccgtagagcatcgtctcggtccagcttgtgcgaagatagcagtgacgtcacatgattacattcaaactgaatgtttacatacgtgatgaggctgccttgttttttgtatgccgtggttGTCATCGTTGTCATGCTCTCATAAAGCAGCATAAAATAATACGATCGAATCGAGTGAAGTTTCGTATCAAAAACACCAGAAATCTTCCTCATCACAAGGGCTGAGAACGGATCCACGCAACTACGAGCGATGAAGAAACAAGCGAAAAATCTGCTCCTGGACAAACTGCACCGAGGCGTCGTGTACACCTGCATGGGACTCACGTTGTACGGAACGTACCTGCTCGGCCACCGGGTCTATCGTCACTTCACCGTCATCAAACCGGCTATTCTGGCGGAAGAAAAGAGAATGTTAGAAGCCGGTGCTGGGTCGGGTCCGACCGTAACCCTGGACACTGCTCCCACGCTGAAGACGTAGGGGTATGAATTTTCGAACCATTACGCTGAGTGAGTGTGTGCGCGCGCGGGATGTGTTTCAGATAGGATAATTTTGTGTTGCTGATGTAGGCTTTCGGAGAATAAATTACGTAACTAAGGTGCATAATTGCGTTAAGATTCCGGGGTTTGTTTTCTATAAACTAATGTGAATTCCCTGAACCTAAaaaagtcctacgtcaatataTTATAGTTATTTGAATTTTGTTAAGCAAAGTTGTTTATGAAAAGTAGTCCGTATACTTGAGTAAGCTGCATGTTACACAAAGACAACAATATTCTACTCGAAGTCACGAGTCGATGATTGGTCCTGAAAAGGGATTACATttaatgaatgaattattggcagtggctgattttccaACCGCCGCTGCCACATTCAGGCGCTATTATAgcagggggaatgacggctttggcaggttttgttctattattggcagggtttttttatgactgactatgctcaaatttggagTAAACATtccatatcaaagaatattgtggccaaatttcaaaaaatttggtcgacaaaaaccccctaacaataatagaacaaaacctgccaaagccgtctttccccctatatgcgcaaaatagccagcatgattAAATACTAGCCCATATGAATAAACTGAGTAAATACTCTTTGCTCAAATCTCTGTGAATATTTACACTTCGACCTCTGTGAATATTCACAGAGATTTGAGTAAAGAGTATTTACTCAGGTTTATTCATATATGGGCtactatccagtattttgcgctcggtaatggcggccaaGTGAGTGCCTTtatgacattcaagaggtagaaaatatttacatattttaatcaagTAGGCTTCGATTTAATGAAAAATTTGGCACTCATCACCTCAGCCT
The nucleotide sequence above comes from Armigeres subalbatus isolate Guangzhou_Male chromosome 3, GZ_Asu_2, whole genome shotgun sequence. Encoded proteins:
- the LOC134219584 gene encoding uncharacterized protein LOC134219584, producing the protein MKKQAKNLLLDKLHRGVVYTCMGLTLYGTYLLGHRVYRHFTVIKPAILAEEKRMLEAGAGSGPTVTLDTAPTLKT